GGTAGAAGCCATTCTGCGGTGAGAAAAAGTGTATGAAAGGAATAAAATGTTCAACAGTTAACCAAAAATTATAACGTTTAAGGTATGGTTGGGTCAGATCCGACCCAAAACAAGCACACGCACCaaacaattgataataatagaCTGAATACTGCACGCTAGAAACAAACAACTGCAAGGACACATGCCAATTGACTGACTCATAGGGTATCTGGCAGTTTCCCCCACCCAAAAAAAAGTGGTGGGAGTAGGGAGATGAGTAATGCACGCCTGGATCAGATCCAACCCGTACTGTACCAGTAGAGGGTTAATACACAAGTGAAAGTAGGTTTTGGTTTGTGCGTAAATGACATTTATTAGAACctttttaaaaaagaaaaaacaatactacatgagtaaataataatacaatttaatcagAAACAGTGAATGCCCTAAACATATCCCTTTATTGGGCATTAATTGGGCAGTTTGAGTttaggtgaagaagaagaagaaggaaaagacaaagaagaagaaaaagaaaaagagtggagaagtagaagaagaagaagaataggaaatGCTCCTATTCAAAGCATTTAAAATCTACCTGATATCACAGGTAAAGCAAGTGTAATCAATATGTCGACATGCTATTTTGATCTCTCTGCTGGTGTTTCAAGGTATTACATGTCAACACGCTATTTTGATCTCTCTGCTGGTGTTTTGAGGTAAAACACATCGACATGCTATTTTGAATTCTCTGCTGGTGTCTTGAGGTATAACACCTCAACATGCTATTTTTATCTCTCTGCTGGTGTTTTGAGGTAAAACACGTCAACATGCTACTTTGATCTCTCTGCTGGTGTTTTGAGGTAAAACATGTCAACATGCTATTTTGATCTCTCTGCTGGTGTTTTGAGGTAAATCACATTGACATGCTATTTTAATTTCCCTCTTGTTTGGAGGCGTTTTCTCTTTTGGGATGTCCTGCTCCCTCTCTTGTCATGTCTCTAGGAGATATGCCTTCTCTTTCTTGTCTCCCTGTGACTTCCATGGATTTTTGTGATGTCTCAACATATTCAGCTGGTGGGATGGTGCTGGGGATTTCAGAATCAATAAAACTCTGAAGATTTTCCAGGAGATTAACCTCTTCTGTTGGAAGGGCCAACtgtacaaaaaagaaaaaaatatgtatgATTTAATACATGAGTGAAAGTAGGTTTTAGTTTGTGTGTAAATGACATTTATTAGTACCTTTttaaagaaggaaaagaaaatacaatattacatgagtaaataaatacaatttaatcaGAGACAGTGAATGATCTAAATGTATTCCTTTTTTGGGCTGTTGTTTTGAGGCGTTTTAATTTTTGGGATGTCCTCCCTCTCTTGTGGCATCTCCTTAGGAGATATGCCCTCTCTGTCTTCTGACGTCTCTTTAGGTGGGACATATTGTGTTGGGAAAACACAACTATAAGTGATTTTAATTTCCTAGGTGTTTTGAGGCATTTTCTCTTTTGGGATGTCCTCCCTCTCTTGTTGCATCTCTTTAGGAGATATGCCCTCCCAGTAGGGACGTTCCGATACCTCAAAAGTATCGATACCAGTCCTTGGTATCGGTATCGAAACTAAAGTATCGATACCTCTAAGGTATCGGAAGAAATGTATCGATATGAGAAGGTATCGGAATAtgagtacttttgaaaattaattcgaTACTTCTGAAAAACCAATGTTTCCggttttttattgataatgatAACAATGTTCTAGGTAACAAAATGTGAACAACTTTATGCCATTGTTTTACTAAGAAAATTGCAATttttacataaaaaaataataaaactgaaattTAAAGTGTTTCTTAAAGAGTTTCATCCACTCCATCCTACCATCCATGATAAACCTTTTAATTACTTCCTTTTTCTCATGGCTACTTATCAATGTTTTctttaaatacaaataataatctcAGTAAGTCTACCCttaatactatttttatttcaaaatgacATGTTCCGGCTTCTTAGTAATTTTCAAATGAcacaaattaaatcaaatgttaaataaaaattattgaaaaaaaagttaACTTGAGATATAAATTTACAGAAAACTCTAATAATACTTGTTCAGGATATTGAGGGAAAGGCATCAATATCACCAAAGTAAAGTCTGTCCAAGCAAAGAAGACCCTCTGACAAGATGAGAAAATGACTCTAGCTTGGTCAATattggttcaaaaattatagatcAGAATTTTTCCCACAATTGAGACCAGTATTTGAACCAATATTGACCGAGATGGAGTAATTTTCTCATTTTGCCACAGGGCCTTCTTTGCTTGGTTAGATTATAACACTTATGCATTATTAATGCAGTAAACTTACTTCAAAACTTAAAATTACTTTACTAACTAACTTAACTTTGACAAACTTAATTCACCCTGAAAAAACTCTTCATCTAAATCTCCAAGAAACAAAAGCTTTTCTAGGTGTTTCCCAGAGAGTCTATTCCTTGTCTTTGTTACAGTGGCACCTgcttttgaaaataaatctcTTAATAAATTACTTCCTTTTTCTCATGGCTACTTATCAATGTTTTctttaaatacaaataataatctcAGTAAGCCTACCCttaatactatttttatttcaacatgaCATGTTCCAGCTTTTTAGTAATTTTCAAATGAcacaaattaaatcaaatgttaaataaaaattattgaaaaaaaaggaAACTTGAGATTTAAATTTACAGAAAAATCTTATAATACTTGTTCAGGATATTGAGGGAAAGGCATCAATATCACCATAGTAAAGTCTGTCCAAGCAAAGAAGACCCTCTGGCAAGATGAGAAAATTACTCTAGCTTGGTTAATTTTGTTCCAAAATTATAGATTTGGTTTCAAATTATAGATCAGAATTTTTCCCACAATTGAGACCAGTATTTGAACCAATATTGACCGAGATGGAGTAATTTTCTCATTTTGCCACAGGGCCTTCTTTGCTTGGTTAGATTATAACACTTATGCATTATTAATGCAGTAAACTTACTTCAAAACTTAAAATTACTTTACTAACTAACTTAACTTTGACAAACTTAATTCACCATTCACCCTGAAAAAACTCTTCATCATCTAAACCTCCAAGAAACAAAAGCTTTTCCAGGTGTTTCCCAGAGAGTCTGTTCCTTGTCTTTGTTACAGTGGCACCTGCTTTTGAAAATAAACGTTCACAAGGAACAGAAGATGCAACAACAACTAAAACGTTTTTTGCTTGTTTGTAGAGTAAGGGAAACGCACTTTTCATCTCATCCCATTGTTCCAGAGGATTTGATTTCAGTGGAGCTACTGGATTCCCTAGATATACAGAAAGTTCATCTCCCTCACTACCCCTGCTTGACTTTTTTTTCTTCTGCCAATGTGCCAGTTCTTTATGGTGTTGCCAGAAGTCATATGCCTGTGATGAACTAGCAGCCATGTCTTCATCTGATTCTGAGCTTGTAGATACTGAAGCTTCCAATTTGATCAAGTCCCTCAGCTTTTTAATTGCCTTAGTACATGCAACAGGATCTCTGAAATGGAGGTTCTTGAATCATGGATCCAAAAGTGTAGCCACAGCAGCATGGTTGTTGTACTCAATAGCCCCAAATCGTTTTTGTACTTCCTTTTTCACACAATCCAGGACTTGCTCCACAGCAACTGATGAAGTTTTAAATTTGTCCAGTTGTGACACCAAACAGCTTACTATGGGAACAACTTTTGATATTGTGACAAAATTTTCACCTGATACTTCTCTAATCGCAAACTCAAATGGTTTGAACAGAGATATAACTGTTTTATCACATCAATTTCAGTTGAAGTCAACATTTCAGGCCCTGTTGTTTTTTCAAGTAGAATTTCAGAAACTATCttcaacatttcaataaatcTCTCAAGCATGTAATATGTTGAGTTCCATCGTGTCTTGACATCCAGGATTAACTTTTTAACTGCTCCCTCAGCAATTCCACTATTCACCTGGATTTCCCGTAGCTTGTCTGAgatattcacactatttttcACCCACTTGACAATTTCTCTtaccttttttataatttctttaatTGAGTCATGATCAGTTGCAGTCTCAAGAACCAAATTCAAGGTATGTGCAAAACAGGGCAGTTGGCTTCTCTCCCCAGCAAATCTTTTTGCAGCTGCGACAATGTTTGCTCCATTATCTGTTACTATGCACTGTATAGCTGAAGCTTTAATTCCCCATTCCTCACAGATTCCTCCCAGAACCTCAGAAATATAATCTGAGGTATGACTTAATTTCAACTCTTTCACTGCAAGATTTAAATTGATTGCTTTTGTATCCTTGAAAAAATGAACCGTGACACCAAGATAACTTTTTTCACTCATTGTTTCTGTCCAAATATCTGTTGTCAGACAGAGGCTGTTCACACTGCACAATAACTCCTTAAATTTTGTAGAACATGATTCAAACTTCTCGGTGAGCCTTTTCTTTATGTATTTTACTGATGGGATTTTGTAGCCTGGAGCTAATTCCTTCATAAGCcgtttgaagccttttccttcAATAACTTGGAATGGTCACATATCCTTGCAGATGAAGAATAAGATGCACAGAGTGATGGTTGAATGTCTGTCACCACCCTCTGAAAAATACACAAAACACACCATTCTTTATaggatattataattattaataatcagTTTTGAAGAACTTTCACTAATAAAGTGAAACATTACAAGTATGAACAATaatgttttataataaatgatgTTACTGAaactttctttcaatttttcaattaaaatcctttaaattttctttttagaatATTTCATCAATGATCTAATAACTACAGCTTTGAATAATTACCTACCCAGACAAAGTacgtaataatattattggtgTAGTCATTCTATAAAATCagtaaatcattaaaattatcccTTACTGGCAAGTGTGAGGTTGGTAGTAAAATAAGATCATGAAactatttaaattgaaaattgtttattcaCAGCCAACAATACAGTTTGTATAACAAGGCATAGTCATTACAGTTTAATCCATGTTAGCAGGCTTTAATTCTAGGTCAGTCAAagttaaaacaaaaacaagtaatataaaataagaattaatatatactatatatagcAGGTCAGTTGaaatttcgataataattttctatttttgcaatGCATAAAATGTCTCTGAGACTAAGGGCCGATTTCTCCACGAACATAACGGGGTGTTAAGCAGCTAGTTAGCTCTAGTCAGCTGATTTTAAATGGGTTTTGTAATGAGATTATTCGTTGGTTAAGAACTAACAATCGGTTAGATTTTGGTGAAATCGGCACTGAGATATTAAAAAGACAAATCACTTGATAGCATCTcctcaattgaataaaatgcttttttcttgaaaaatgttgtgactATACTTTTGAATTGTTTGTTATCCCTTTGGCGTACTCCTATAGGcagtttattgaacaattttatcccAGTATACCAGTACATCTTCTGTGTTTACGAAAGTCGTACACGATCGGAATTAATTTGATTACATGCTCTAGTGTTGTGTGCGTGTACTTAGGTACTTTTAAAGAACAAACACTTTCTCAAGTGTTATTCTCATACTTCACCGCAtggttttttataatatttttaataagagtcacagtacccttttaaatacTTTGATTTATGCATAACATGTTTTGGCTACTCACAAgcaaatgaacaaataaacacTATGCATACTGTACTTATTATagaattaatttgtttatttacatttgaaaatgaCTCATGAGTAGTTGGAACATATTAtgcattgataaaaatattgaaaagggTACTGtgattcttatttaaaataaaaaacaatgatTAGTAGCTGTAAGATAAAGGAAACATTTAGTCCATAGTTTTGTGATAAGCATAATTCACCTTTCAAAGATGcaattttttcataagactCTGTGATTGGGTTTCGAATATTCTGATGTTTTTGATCAGGCACTGCATTTCCTGTACAACCACTTGTACTGGGAAGATTGACATCAGGCTCATCAATCGCATCATCATTCTTTGATGAGGTTGTGGTCGTTTCTTTTCTATAATAACAAATCATGAAAACAGTTCAGTTttgcaataataatgatatcaagtaacctggctggctcaggtcttgagtcagagttttcaggtcgcacctgatcattCTCAggacctctgacatgacctgacgactgctttttaggcagccggaaacacgggagtggcccgagaaaaatatcttaccCAGGCTGGGATTCGGACCCAGGACTCTTGgattacaaagccagcatctaatccactcaGCTACGGCCACTCCAGGTTTTGCATTAATACTAGCTAATTAACAATGGTACATATCATATTAGCAATGAACCACTAATAAACAGATTAAACCTATATTTGCTTTTAAAaagatcatattataatatttttggttagagaatttgaagagaaatttgaagagaaatttgattttttgaatataattttacttATATTTCAGGGGTTCTTTTATCTTCCGTAAGTTTGGAAATAGCTCAATATTTCTTGTACCCAAGTAATTTGTTAATTTCTGACACCGTGGATCTTACTAAAATTAAAAGCTCTAATCAACTGTGACATTAAAAATTTGGTCTGCCATCTTTTACCCGCCACATTAAATCTTGGTTGATTTTTCCAAGTGAGAAGTTGTCATGTTATACATGGTTTCTATGCAGAAATCGATATGTCTATCGGTTTCCaagatatttcaattataaatctGAGATGATAACTAACTTACAATAAATCAGTTAATACCTCCAAAATGATTTGACTTCAATGATGTGTGGCTTTGACCAaacaatttcttttaaaattctGCATAGAAATCATGTAGGCTATAATAGTATaatatgaccaccttctcatttgaaaaaatcaactaGGGTTCAATTATTGCTTTTAGCGAATTAAATCTTTGATGTCACAGTCACAATTAAATAGAGCTTTTAATTTTAGTAGGATCCCCAGTGTCAAAACCAAAAAATTGCTTTCTTACAAGAAATATTGAGCAGTTTCCAAACTTCTGACCCACTCTTTATAAACTTCAttctgaatatatattttcaaatacagtaggcctatgtatCTAAATTAGGAAGAGAAGATGGTTTGAGCTGTGCTTTCATCTTCAAAAATAGCCTAATTTTACTTCAGTCTAATACCTACTGTACTTTTGTACCTACCATATTAATCTTGAATAACTTAAATGATAGATTGTGTAGGAATCCTACAAGGATAGCCTATGCCTGTTTCAACTAGGCCATTTCACCAACGGTTTTCTCAActtcaaaatagaatagaattggcTTAAATTTCTTGTTTACCATAggcctatatttatttaggtcAGTTGAtagtatttaaaaatatttcaaatagttttgaaaataacTTTGTTGATAACAAACAACCTGAATAAACTCCCTTTAGACTTGGAGCCTGACGCTGAAGCTTTTTCGTTCACAGATTTACTTTTAATACTGGTACCATGAACTTTCATATGTTTAAACAAATTGGAGGTGTTTCCgcagtattttatttctttaaaacatGACTTGCATTTGGCAACTGAatgatttgtttttgtaaaatACTTCCAAACATCTGATTTTGGAGgagacattttttcaaatttcaatgaaacatgaaaataacaAACAAAGAACGAACACTCAAACGAAATCACAGCTTTAGAGAGATAGAGTCTTAGAATGGCGAACTGGCGATAGCGATATACTATATTAGGCTTGTATCCAGATTATTGTTTGTCGACTACGATGGTCTTTCAAAGTTTCAGATACAATGATGATAAAATACTCAGTTGAATTTTATAACTACGGTACTCATTTGATGCAATTAGAGTAACTACTTTAAATTTTATAGACGATATAGATTTACCTGTAGAATTCTTTTGATTCAATATGACTGAAGACTGATCTGAGTACTGTTTGATTCAATACGAGTACTTTTGATTCGATACCGAGTAAGTATCGAAACAAAAGTATCGATGCCAAAAGTACTTGGTATCGAAAGGAAAGTATCGATACAAGTAAAGTAGTTACTTGTATCGGAACGTCCCTACCTCCCAGTCTTCTGACGTCTCTTTCAGTTGGACATATTGTGTTGGGAAAACACGACTATAAGTGATTTTAATTCCCCAGGTGTTTTGAAGCATTTTCTCTTTTGGGATGTCCTCCCTCTCTTGTTGCATCTCTTTAGGAGATATGCTCTCCCAGTCTTCTGATGTCTCTTTAGGTGGGACATATTGTGTTGTGAAAGCACGACTATGAGTGATTTTCTGTTTCTTTCtgtttagtttttattttttct
The sequence above is drawn from the Nilaparvata lugens isolate BPH chromosome 2, ASM1435652v1, whole genome shotgun sequence genome and encodes:
- the LOC120349709 gene encoding uncharacterized protein LOC120349709 encodes the protein MKVHGTSIKSKSVNEKASASGSKSKGSLFRKETTTTSSKNDDAIDEPDVNLPSTSGCTGNAVPDQKHQNIRNPITESYEKIASLKEGGDRHSTITLCILFFICKDM